In a single window of the Raphanus sativus cultivar WK10039 chromosome 9, ASM80110v3, whole genome shotgun sequence genome:
- the LOC108824077 gene encoding probable L-type lectin-domain containing receptor kinase S.7 yields the protein MASSRKLLALFFLLSISKPISVSSDNNVNFTFKSFTIRNLTFLGDSHLRNGVVGLTRELGVPDTSSGTVIYNTPIRFYDPASNTTASFSTHFSFSVQNANPDSSSSFGDGLSFFLSHDNDTLGSPGEFLGLVNSSQPMKNRFVAIEFDTKLDPNFNDPSGNHVGLDVDSLNSIATSDPSIDLKSGRSITSWIDYKNDARLLNVFLSYEATKKPEKPVLSVSIDLSPFLNGEMYVGFSGSTEGSTEVHLIENWSFKTSGFVPARSRSNRPHNVSGSSVSPVAIPREKKGGTGGRRERHGLAIGLGISFPVFFCLALLVFGYFTLKKLKGVKAEKELKTELITGLRGFSYRELYAATKGFHSSRVIGRGAFGNVYRAMFVSSGTISAVKRSRHNSTEGRTEFLAELSIIACLRHKNLVQLQGWCNEKGELLLVYEFMPNGSLDKILYQESETGGVALDWSHRLNIAIGLASALSYLHHECEQQVVHRDIKASNIMLDINFNARLGDFGLARLTEHDKSPISTLTAGTMGYLAPEYLQYGTATEKTDAFSYGVVILEIACGRRPIDKEPENQKTVNLVDWVWRLHSEGRVLDAVDGRLKGEFDEGMMKKLLLVGLKCAHPDSNERPSMRRVLQILNNEVEPSPVPKMKPTLSFSIGLISLDDIVSRDDGDSIV from the coding sequence ATGGCTTCTTCAAGAAAgcttcttgctctcttcttcCTACTCTCCATATCGAAACCAATCTCCGTCTCCTCCGATAACAACGTCAACTTCACATTCAAATCCTTCACCATCCGCAACCTCACGTTCCTCGGCGACTCCCACCTCCGAAACGGCGTCGTCGGACTCACGCGCGAGCTCGGCGTACCCGACACGAGCTCCGGAACCGTAATCTACAACACACCGATCCGTTTCTACGATCCAGCCTCGAACACCACGGCGTCTTTCTCCACGCACTTCTCCTTCTCCGTCCAGAACGCGAACCCagactcctcctcctccttcggAGACGgactctccttcttcctctcccacGACAACGACACCTTGGGAAGCCCCGGCGAGTTCCTCGGACTCGTGAACTCCTCTCAGCCGATGAAGAACCGATTCGTCGCGATCGAGTTCGACACCAAACTCGACCCTAACTTCAACGACCCGAGCGGGAACCACGTCGGCTTAGACGTCGACAGCTTGAACTCCATCGCCACGTCGGATCCGTCCATCGATCTCAAATCCGGGAGATCGATCACTTCCTGGATCGATTACAAGAACGATGCGCGTTTGCTTAACGTTTTCTTGAGCTACGAAGCCACGAAGAAGCCAGAGAAGCCTGTTTTGTCGGTGAGCATCGATCTTTCTCCGTTCTTGAACGGCGAGATGTACGTAGGGTTCTCCGGCTCGACGGAAGGGAGCACGGAGGTTCACCTCATCGAGAATTGGAGCTTCAAGACGTCTGGGTTTGTCCCCGCGAGATCGAGATCTAACCGTCCTCACAACGTTTCAGGTAGCTCTGTGTCTCCCGTGGCTATACCTAGGGAGAAGAAGGGTGGTACTGGTGGGAGACGTGAGAGACACGGTCTCGCTATCGGGCTTGGGATCTCTTTTCCTGTCTTCTTCTGTTTAGCTCTCTTGGTGTTCGGTTACTTCACTTTGAAGAAGCTGAAAGGGGTTAAAGCGGAGAAGGAGCTTAAGACGGAGCTGATCACTGGCCTTAGAGGGTTTAGTTACAGAGAGCTTTACGCAGCTACGAAAGGGTTTCACTCGAGTCGTGTCATCGGGAGAGGAGCGTTTGGGAATGTGTACAGAGCGATGTTCGTTTCGTCGGGAACGATCTCTGCTGTGAAGAGATCGAGGCATAACTCGACTGAAGGGAGGACGGAGTTTCTGGCTGAGCTTTCGATTATTGCTTGCTTGCGTCACAAGAATCTTGTTCAGCTTCAAGGTTGGTGTAACGAGAAGGGAGAGCTGCTTCTTGTTTACGAGTTCATGCCTAATGGGAGTCTTGATAAGATTCTGTATCAGGAGTCTGAAACGGGTGGTGTGGCTCTTGACTGGTCGCATAGGTTGAACATAGCGATTGGTTTGGCGTCGGCTTTGTCGTATCTTCACCACGAGTGTGAGCAGCAAGTGGTTCACAGAGACATAAAGGCAAGCAACATAATGCTCGACATCAACTTCAACGCGAGGCTTGGTGATTTTGGTCTCGCTAGGCTCACTGAGCACGATAAAAGCCCTATCTCGACTTTGACAGCCGGTACGATGGGGTATCTCGCACCGGAGTATCTCCAGTACGGGACTGCGACTGAGAAAACAGATGCGTTTAGCTACGGGGTGGTGATTCTAGAGATTGCTTGCGGGAGAAGGCCGATAGATAAAGAACCGGAGAATCAAAAGACTGTCAACTTGGTGGATTGGGTTTGGAGATTGCACAGTGAAGGAAGAGTTCTTGACGCTGTGGATGGTAGGTTGAAAGGTGAGTTTGATGAGGGGATGATGAAGAAGCTGTTGCTTGTTGGGCTTAAGTGTGCTCATCCAGATAGTAATGAGAGACCATCGATGAGACGTGTTCTACAGATACTGAACAATGAGGTTGAGCCTAGTCCTGTTCCGAAGATGAAACCAACGCTATCTTTCTCTATTGGGTTGATAAGTCTTGATGATATCGTTTCCAGAGATGATGGAGACAGCATCGtgtag
- the LOC130500016 gene encoding uncharacterized protein LOC130500016 yields the protein MAQFDPSTIGEAHRRAASFEQQSRSANWSASSTRPRSQDQTASTTPSPSATAAFELIKEKLTPALILVLPDFSATFELYCDASKLGIGAVLSQHGRPVAYFSEKLAGARSRYSTYDVEFYAIVQAIKHWRHYLVHRDFVLFTDHDALRHLDSQAKVSSRHAGWISYLQQFTFSIRHQSGATNRGADALSRRHSLLTTMHTRVTGFESFADLYSTDAFFAKIHADLQLGINDDYMLLDGFVFKGLRLCVPECSLRLQIISELHNEGHVGRDRTLHLVSSSYFGLHCVEMLSVLWLAAESANTRKGKRPMRVSIFPYLSLHNHGQT from the coding sequence ATGGCCCAGTTCGATCCTTCGACTATCGGTGAAGCTCATCGTCGTGCAGCATCTTTTGAACAACAATCTCGGTCAGCTAACTGGAGTGCTTCCTCTACACGCCCGCGGTCTCAAGACCAGACAGCCAGCACTACACCTTCTCCGTCAGCAACCGCAGCCTTCGAGTTGATTAAGGAGAAGCTTACACCGGCACTTATTCTTGTCCTTCCAGACTTCTCGGCTACCTTCGAACTTTATTGTGATGCGTCAAAACTTGGCATTGGAGCGGTTCTCAGTCAACACGGGCGTCCAGTGGCCTATTTTAGTGAGAAACTCGCCGGTGCTCGCAGTCGCTATAGCACGTACGATGTTGAGTTTTATGCGATTGTTCAGGCTATTAAGCATTGGCGTCACTATCTAGTTCATCGCGACTTCGTGCTTTTCACCGACCATGATGCCCTTCGCCATCTGGATAGTCAAGCTAAGGTGTCTTCCAGGCATGCTGGTTGGATCTCGTATCTCCAACAGTTCACGTTCTCCATTCGTCATCAATCCGGCGCAACCAACCGAGGCGCAGATGCACTTAGTAGGCGTCATTCTTTGCTTACTACTATGCATACAAGGGTTACAGGGTTTGAGTCATTCGCAGATTTATATTCCACCGATGCCTTCTTTGCCAAGATTCATGCCGACTTGCAACTCGGTATTAATGATGACTATATGTTACTTGACGGCTTTGTATTTAAAGGGTTGCGTTTGTGCGTTCCTGAGTGTAGTCTCCGTCTACAGATCATCAGTGAGTTACACAATGAAGGGCATGTGGGCAGAGATCGTACCCTTCATCTGGTGTCATCGTCTTACTTTGGCCTACACTGCGTCGAGATGTTGAGCGTTTTGTGGCTCGCTGCAGAGTCTGCCAACACGCGAAAGGGAAAGCGACCAATGCGGGTCTCTATCTTCCCCTACCTGTCCCTTCACAACCATGGACAGACGTGA
- the LOC108825739 gene encoding nicotinamide/nicotinic acid mononucleotide adenylyltransferase isoform X1, whose protein sequence is MDVSLPVDKLSFGSQPEDKTCVVLVATGSFNPPTFMHLRMFELARDALHSEGFHVLGGYMSPVNDAYKKKGLLSAEHRLEMCNLACRTSDFIMVDPWEASQDSYQRSLMVLSRVKTLLTTNRLVPEESLKVMLLCGSDLLQSFCTPGVWIPEQVKAICKDYGIVCIRREGQDVESMISGDRILNETRDNIRIVNNFVPNQISSGRLRKCISGGLSVKYLTEDGVIDYIKQHQLYTHLE, encoded by the exons ATGGATGTCTCCTTACCAGTCGATAAGCTATCTTTTGGATCACAACCTGA GGACAAAACATGTGTAGTTCTTGTGGCAACTGGGAGTTTCAACCCTCCTACGTTCATGCATTTACGCATGTTTG AGCTGGCCAGAGATGCATTACACTCGGAGGGATTTCATGTTCTTGGAGGCTATATGTCCCCTGTTAATGATGCTTACAAGAAGAAG GGACTTTTATCTGCAGAGCATCGTTTAGAGATGTGTAATCTAGCCTGCAGAACCTCCGACTTTATTATGGTTGATCCTTGGGag GCATCCCAAGACAGCTACCAACGAAGTTTGATGGTTTTATCAAGGGTCAAGACTTTGCTTACAACAAATAGACTTGTACCCGAGG AATCTCTCAAAGTCATGCTACTGTGTGGCTCGGATTTACTGCAATCTTTCTGCACTCCTGGTGTTTGGATCCCTGAACAA GTAAAGGCCATTTGCAAAGACTATGGGATTGTTTGCATCCGTAGAGAAGGGCAAGATGTTGAGAGTATGATCTCTGGTGACAGAATCTTAAACGAAACCCGT GATAACATCAGAATAGTCAACAATTTTGTTCCTAATCAGATTAGCTCAGGTAGATTAAG GAAATGCATTTCGGGAGGATTATCAGTTAAGTACTTGACTGAAGATGGAGTAATAGACTATATCAAACAACACCAACTTTACACTCACCTCGAATGA
- the LOC108825739 gene encoding nicotinamide/nicotinic acid mononucleotide adenylyltransferase isoform X2, whose amino-acid sequence MDVSLPVDKLSFGSQPEDKTCVVLVATGSFNPPTFMHLRMFELARDALHSEGFHVLGGYMSPVNDAYKKKGLLSAEHRLEMCNLACRTSDFIMVDPWEASQDSYQRSLMVLSRVKTLLTTNRLVPEESLKVMLLCGSDLLQSFCTPGVWIPEQVKAICKDYGIVCIRREGQDVESMISGDRILNETRDNIRIVNNFVPNQISSGNAFREDYQLST is encoded by the exons ATGGATGTCTCCTTACCAGTCGATAAGCTATCTTTTGGATCACAACCTGA GGACAAAACATGTGTAGTTCTTGTGGCAACTGGGAGTTTCAACCCTCCTACGTTCATGCATTTACGCATGTTTG AGCTGGCCAGAGATGCATTACACTCGGAGGGATTTCATGTTCTTGGAGGCTATATGTCCCCTGTTAATGATGCTTACAAGAAGAAG GGACTTTTATCTGCAGAGCATCGTTTAGAGATGTGTAATCTAGCCTGCAGAACCTCCGACTTTATTATGGTTGATCCTTGGGag GCATCCCAAGACAGCTACCAACGAAGTTTGATGGTTTTATCAAGGGTCAAGACTTTGCTTACAACAAATAGACTTGTACCCGAGG AATCTCTCAAAGTCATGCTACTGTGTGGCTCGGATTTACTGCAATCTTTCTGCACTCCTGGTGTTTGGATCCCTGAACAA GTAAAGGCCATTTGCAAAGACTATGGGATTGTTTGCATCCGTAGAGAAGGGCAAGATGTTGAGAGTATGATCTCTGGTGACAGAATCTTAAACGAAACCCGT GATAACATCAGAATAGTCAACAATTTTGTTCCTAATCAGATTAGCTCAG GAAATGCATTTCGGGAGGATTATCAGTTAAGTACTTGA
- the LOC108824121 gene encoding transcription termination factor MTEF18, mitochondrial: MSLIRNPRFFFSLLKRVSQAPLETQTKPLNSRCHATAIAGEKLSLKTRIENQRKAQAAMLDYFYITRGLQFLVAESMSKNAPLFNANLLEKLDCDTPHDDPDIALSITRFLRFHPINEFEPFFESLGLKPSEYSHLLPSDKMFLNEDAFLLENYNTFWIYGVGLKQMGKIFKEARVVFGYERGVLASKIKAFEDLGLSKSFVSRIIVCSPSVLVGDMNVEVAKALEILRTIGVGVDWVDENLSEEDEDESYDWRSMHRVLSLLRDLFLNDSELCELIKKRPRLVFEDSGEWTLFLAGFLTKLGSSKSELSSFFLKFPGIEVKKCVLNLRHCFLFLKKINMECDEMGKVFRSHSSWLGACSLKKPRTLLDRLNVGTKRLCQVIQENPEVMKKWTMGLKVQPLPPTGEEETSRLMKTQFLINLGYEENSEEMERAVKKFRGRGSELQQRFDFLVSLGLNDKDVRNMVNAFPQILCQASDLLEAKVNYIVNELGYPFSIFVAFPSCLVFTLQRMKLRLGMIPFMEGRVKAISSLLGCSDQHFVSHYVNRHPDGPKHWEDLKKQILYE; this comes from the coding sequence ATGTCTCTAATTCGAAACCCTAGGTTCTTCTTCTCCCTTCTCAAACGGGTGTCACAAGCTCCTTTAGAAACTCAGACGAAACCCTTGAATTCGAGATGTCACGCCACCGCCATCGCTGGCGAGAAACTGAGCCTTAAAACCCGAATCGAGAATCAGAGAAAGGCCCAGGCGGCGATGTTAGATTACTTCTACATCACGAGAGGGTTACAGTTTCTAGTGGCAGAGAGTATGAGTAAGAACGCGCCTCTATTCAACGCTAACCTCTTAGAGAAGTTGGATTGCGACACTCCCCATGATGATCCTGACATCGCTCTATCGATCACCAGGTTTCTACGGTTCCATCCCATAAACGAGTTCGAGCCTTTCTTCGAGAGTCTAGGCTTGAAGCCGTCGGAGTATAGTCACCTGCTTCCTAGTGATAAGATGTTTTTGAACGAAGATGCTTTTCTGCTTGAGAATTACAATACTTTTTGGATATATGGGGTTGGTTTGAAGCAGATGGGGAAGATCTTTAAGGAAGCTAGGGTAGTTTTCGGGTATGAGAGAGGGGTTTTAGCTTCAAAGATTAAAGCTTTTGAGGATTTGGGGTTGAGTAAGTCGTTTGTATCGAGGATTATCGTTTGTAGCCCGAGTGTACTCGTTGGGGATATGAATGTTGAAGTGGCTAAGGCTTTAGAGATTCTGAGAACTATAGGGGTTGGGGTTGATTGGGTTGATGAGAACTTGTCAgaggaggatgaggatgagTCTTATGATTGGAGGTCTATGCACAGGGTGTTAAGCTTGCTTAGAGATCTCTTTTTGAATGATAGTGAGCTGTGTGAGTTGATCAAGAAGCGTCCAAGACTTGTTTTTGAGGATTCAGGGGAATGGACTCTGTTTCTAGCTGGGTTTCTAACCAAGCTTGGCTCATCCAAGAGTGAACTCTCTTCGTTTTTTCTTAAGTTCCCGGGAATTGAGGTGAAGAAATGTGTTTTGAATCTCAGGCATTGCTTCTTGTTCCTGAAGAAGATAAATATGGAGTGTGATGAGATGGGTAAGGTTTTTCGTTCTCACTCCTCTTGGCTTGGTGCATGTTCTTTGAAGAAACCCAGAACCTTGCTTGATAGACTGAACGTTGGGACTAAACGGCTTTGTCAAGTCATTCAAGAAAACCCGGAGGTGATGAAAAAATGGACGATGGGTTTAAAGGTGCAGCCACTACCTCCTACAGGGGAAGAGGAAACGTCGAGGTTAATGAAGACACAGTTCTTGATCAACCTGGGATACGAGGAGAACTCAGAGGAGATGGAGAGAGCTGTCAAGAAGTTCCGCGGCAGAGGGTCAGAACTCCAACAAAGATTCGATTTCCTTGTGAGTTTGGGTCTGAACGACAAGGATGTCCGGAATATGGTGAACGCTTTCCCTCAGATCCTATGTCAAGCGTCTGATCTCCTGGAAGCAAAGGTTAACTACATTGTCAACGAGCTTGGTTATCCGTTTTCGATCTTTGTGGCTTTCCCTTCGTGTCTAGTGTTTACACTCCAGCGGATGAAGCTCAGATTAGGGATGATTCCGTTTATGGAAGGTAGAGTAAAGGCAATTAGCAGTTTACTTGGGTGCTCGGACCAACATTTTGTGTCTCACTATGTGAACCGTCACCCTGATGGGCCTAAGCATTGGGAGGATTTGAAGAAACAGATTCTCTACGAGTAA
- the LOC108837875 gene encoding uncharacterized protein LOC108837875, whose protein sequence is MLSLQASFSITFYISLVISFVNLNSASDSNSGLCSPYPCNQPPQPPSSTGYSPYGNPPPPPSSPSSPPPPPRSRCPPVPPAGCCDQPPQSTYYSPPYPYFYTPPYPYGTLGGGDQNGGGQGGAGGGATGAAVAYYASSSAPVYALMLVFYCAFVVF, encoded by the coding sequence ATGTTGTCTCTCCAAGCTTCTTTCTCTATTACCTTTTATATATCACTTGTGATCAGCTTTGTCAATCTAAACTCAGCTTCGGATTCAAACTCTGGTCTCTGCTCTCCTTACCCATGTAACCAACCGCCTCAGCCACCTTCCTCTACAGGCTACTCTCCATACGGTaatcctcctccaccaccatcgTCACCATCTTCACCGCCTCCACCGCCACGTTCTCGCTGCCCTCCTGTTCCTCCAGCAGGCTGTTGCGACCAACCACCACAGTCTACGTATTATTCTCCTCCGTATCCTTATTTTTACACTCCTCCTTATCCTTACGGTACTCTCGGCGGAGGAGATCAAAACGGTGGCGGCCAAGgaggagctggaggtggcgcaACTGGAGCAGCGGTTGCTTACTATGCTTCTTCTTCTGCGCCGGTTTATGCTCTTATGCTTGTGTTTTATTGTGCTTTTGTTGTCTTCTAG
- the LOC130500017 gene encoding uncharacterized protein LOC130500017: MDSNGSVVIYFEHGEEQHISTLVMKGRYEEITYSELVDRIAKKMKINVVVTKLQLSYFPLAMNNKRPCYILDDEDVLGYLMKVDKKNRRSVLHVELKEIVSENQSNEMFSMNEENLNDARANDDMAGVGELEIVPHILPHVQEDELEHEKINEEGDEMDDREELPAVTAVEPPVVNSEWDDGIDMSLHQEFATREEVRDLVDKGVHSNCFEVDIMKSNPRVYILKCRGAGCRWYLRAAKLKNSAFFSIRTYRKMHTCSRGDASVMKKKKRGTPGLVASVVHNDYPGKYKTPDPKTLIDLVKNRLGVVVSYSTALRGKNKALSDLRGNPEESFARLPSYLYMLQRMNPDTITRLEVDEKNQFKYMFFALGACIEGFKAMRQVIIMDGTHLKGVYKGVLLIATAQDPDHHHYPLAFAVVDGEKNASWEWFLTILKTLIPDDPRLVFCTDRNQSIIKKVHEVYPLAIHGYCNYHLSNNVSGACSNVNKKGVASKFRQIAGIYNEVEFRKCYNDFRRTYPQAAAYLDDSVHETKWARCKFPGERYNIDTTNTVESINGVLKEPRKYALSKNTT; the protein is encoded by the exons ATGGATAGCAATGGGTCTGTGGTGATATATTTTGAACATGGTGAAGAGCAACATATTTCTACACTAGTGATGAAAGGAAGATATGAGGAGATTACTTATTCTGAGTTGGTTGATAGAATAGCCAAGAAAATGAAGATCAATGTAGTTGTGACGAAGCTTCAATTGAGTTACTTTCCGCTGGCAATGAATAATAAGAGGCCTTGCTATATcttggatgatgaagatgtttTAGGATATTTAATGAAGGTAGATAAGAAAAACCGACGTAGTGTCTTGCATGTGGAGCTTAAGGAAATCGTCTCAGAAAATCAGAGTAACGAGATGTTTTCTATGAATGAGGAAAATCTGAATGATGCCAGAGCTAATGATGACATGGCTGGAGTTGGTGAGTTGGAAATTGTTCCACATATTCTCCCTCATGTTCAGGAGGATGAGTTAGAGCATGAGAAAATCAATGAAGAGGGTGATGAAATGGATGATAGGGAGGAGTTGCCGGCAGTTACAGCAGTTGAACCTCCTGTTGTCAATTCAGAGTGGGATGATGGCATTGATATGAGTTTGCATCAAGAATTTGCGACTAGAGAAGAAGTGAGGGATTTAGTGGACAAAGGTGTGCATTCTAATTGTTTTGAGGTTGATATAATGAAGTCGAATCCTCGGGTTTACATATTGAAATGTCGTGGGGCTGGATGCAGATGGTATTTACGAGCTGCAAAGCTGAAGAACTCTGCTTTTTTCTCTATCAGAACTTATAGAAAGATGCATACATGCTCGCGTGGAGATGCAAgtgtcatgaagaagaagaaaagaggtACACCAGGCTTGGTCGCATCAGTGGTGCACAATGATTATCCTGGCAAATACAAGACTCCGGATCCAAAGACTCTCATAGATTTGGTGAAGAACAGACTGGGTGTTGTGGTTTCATATTCTACGGCTTTGAGAGGTAAAAATAAAGCTTTGAGTGATTTGCGTGGTAACCCGGAGGAGAGTTTTGCTAGGCTGCCATCTTACTTGTACATGTTACAAAGGATGAATCCTGATACCATTACACGATTAGAAGTGGATGAGAAGAACCAGTTTAAGTATATGTTCTTTGCGCTCGGAGCTTGCATCGAAGGGTTCAAAGCGATGAGGCAAGTGATAATaatggatggaactcacctgaAGGGTGTGTACAAAGGAGTGCTTCTCATTGCCACTGCTCAGGATCcagatcatcatcattatccCCTCGCTTTTGCAGTAGTAGATGGTGAGAAAAATGCGAGCTGGGAGTGGTTTTTAACCATATTAAAAACTTTGATACCAGATGATCCTCGGCTTGTGTTTTGTACTGATAGAAACCAGAGCATCATCAAGAAAGTACACGAAGTGTACCCGTTGGCGATCCATGGATATTGCAATTATCACTTATCTAATAATGTCAGCGGAGCATGCAGCAATGTTAACAAGAAAGGGGTTGCCAGTAAATTTCGCCAAATTGCTGGTATATACAACGAGGTGGAGTTCCGAAAATGCTACAATGATTTCAGGAGAACGTATCCTCAAGCGGCCGCATATCTTGATGACAGTGTTCATGAGACCAAATGGGCAAGATGTAAATTTCCGGGAGAAAGGTACAACATAGACACAACCAACACTGTTGAATCTATCAATGGTGTtttgaaggaaccaaggaaATATGCACT TTCCAAAAACACAACATAG